In Arthrobacter sp. CJ23, the genomic window CCGACCTCGAAGCCTGGTTGCGTGAACAAGACATAGACACGATCACTCTCGTTGGGTACATGACAAACAACTGCGTGATCGCCTCCGCCGCGGCCGCCGAGCCTCTCGGCTTCGCCGTCGAAGTCCTCTCAGACGCGACCGGAGCAATCGACCTCTCCAACGACGCCGGCAGCGCGCCAGCACGCCAGGTCCATCAGACTCTGATGGCGCTGCTGCACTCGAACTGGGCCGCCGTCACCGACACCGAGACCTGGACCGCAGCACTGGTTACGGGTGCGCCGTTGACCACGAGCGACCTCATCACCTCCGCCGCACAAGGCCGCAGCATCCGGTAGCAAGTAAGCCCCCGACAGAGCGATCATCCTCCAAAGCCACAACCATCCAAACGGGGATCAGTTCTTCTGGAGGCCAACGGGGAGCCTGTCATCGCCATGAACTGGCCCTTCCCGGCCTACCGGGAGCTGAATGCGGGCGACGCCGGGCCTGATGATACTGGCAAGCCTTGGGTATTCAAGTGGGAAGACAGGGTCTTTGACGCATCAACCCGTCGCGGTGTAGCCCAATGGCGTGGGCAGTCACCATTTTCGTGGGCGATGCTCGGGTGCTATTTGGCTGTGACAGGACGAAATGATGGAAACAGAGGACGGCTTGTTGGTGGACCGGCTGAGGTTGCGCACACATGGACGCACGCCGCGTGGGCGCAGTCACTGACCAGCAGCGGTGAGTCGCTGGACTGGCTGTTGGAACGGCACCGGACGGGGAACTACCCGACAGGCCTCGACGCGGGCGGATGTCTACGAAGCGCCGGTGCACACCCGCAGCCACAACGCACCAGGGAATACTTGCTCGGCTGTGGCTGACCCTTCGGTGGATCTGCCGGGATTAGTTCCGCCCCCGGAAGTACTCAATTGGTGGCTCATCCAACTTGGAGCAGGAGCCTTGGCAGGCTCATCCTGGGTCCTCGTGACGTTGCCGGCCGAACTGATTGTCGAGCACCCCGCCATCTTGGGCGAAGAGGGCACGCAGACTGAGCTCTTCGGACGCTCCTACCTCGATTACGCGGAAAGGGTTCTGCGCTACCTAGGATCCCCTTCCGGGCACAGACTTGGCTAGATTGGGGAATGGAAACTCTGCACTAAACGCATATAAATGACGTGGATTAGTGGATTACAGGGCATGGCCATAGAGCCGACGCAGGAGGCAGGCGATGTCGAGGGTGTGGTTGTCGCGTTCGGCGGCTATCTTCATGGCCAGGAGCGTTTCGGTGTCTGCCGCGTGGATGGTGAGTCCGTCGAAGTGTTCGAGTTCGAACCAGGTGGCCTGGTCCGGGACTAAGGCTGCGGGGTTGGCAATGAGCCGGTCCGGCGCGGGGGTCGTAGTCCGCGGCCATGCCAGTCACGAGGGCGTCCACGGACGCTTTGTCGGTGTAGTGGCGTCGATGCCGGCGGTGGGGCGGTTGCGGACTCCTTGAAGGATGAGCGCAGCACCGCCGACGAGTTTGACGTCGCCGCGGACGCGGCGGGCATGGCCGTTCGTGTCGGTCATGTCCTGCGCTGTCGAATGCAAAATCAAAGGCGAGAGAGGTCAACAGCTGATGGAAGTGGGGGAGTTATGTGCATGGGTCCTGGATACGTGCCTGAGAATGATGACCTGATGAAGTCAGCACTGGCATGTCCTTTCTGGCTTGGTGCCGGCCAACGGCGCGTAGCTCAGGCATTTCCGGTGTGTACCGTTGCCGTAGGAGAGCGCAAAAAACAAGTGTGGACAATGTCCACACTTTTCGCTTCGGACTGGCTCTTACTGTCCCCGGACTGGCCCGGATTCCGCATGTTTCCGGGACTTCCCCGTATTTCCAAGGCCTAGAATCGCCTTCGATTCCCACCTCGGGCACAGTGTTTCCCTGTTCAGGGGCTTGTGGGCCTCTGAGTGTGAACAAGCTGTTCACATATGGGCCCCTCGGGGGCCTTTCTTGTTGGTGGCCGGTGCTGTGGCCGGGTGCCTCTCCTTCTTTCGGCGGGCGACGCCCTTGGCTTGCTACTTCTTCATGGCCTTCCCGGGCCCAGACGACGTGACGTTCCAGCAGGCCCGTGATTGGGCTGGCGGAACGTGAACTTCTCAATGACGTCATTCGTTCCCGGGTGGGATGGGCCGTGACTGACGGTGGGAGTTGGTACTAGTTCCGTGCCATGGGGTATGGCCATGAATCTGCGTGTTCCCGAAGAGCTTGACCGCCGGCTTGATGGGCTTGCTGCCGAGGGACACACCTCCAAGTCGGCGTTGCTCCTCCAGGGTGCCGAGCTGGTCCTGCAGCGCCACTCGCGCCGGCGTGAGATCAGTGCGGGGTTGGACTTCGTCATGGGCCATGACGCTGATCTATTGACGCGGCTTGAGGATGCGTGACCGCGTACCTCGACATTGAGGACGCGCTGCAGGTGATCGACCGGTACGGGTTCCACATCCGTGACGTCGGTCTGCTCGCCTCGGCCCTGGCCCGACCCGCCACAACGGTCATGGGCGCTGAAGCCTATCCTGAATTGGCTATGAAGGCGGCCGCGTTGCTGGAGTCCGTGGCCCGTTTCCATCCGCTCATTGACGGCATAAGCGCACCGCCTGGACGCACATGGTCCTTCTGTTGTGGATCAGCGGCCTCCGGCACGACTTCATTACGGACGAGGCTTTCAATCTCGTCGTGGGCGTGGCTTCCGGCAGCACGGACCTGAAGGAGTGTGCCACCTCTATTTACAAACCCTGGTCCCACCGTAGGGATTCCGGGTGCCTGCGGCGTCAAAATAGGACTCGCGGAAGCACCGCGCATGAGTTTGTACAAGCGGGGGGACACCTTGGTGGTTCCGTCCCTGGACCGCTCTCAAGGTCGCTCCAGGGGCTCGTCACCACAGTTGCCAGCTCAGGCACCGAGTCGCAGGCTTCACACCCCTGCACGAAAATCTTGACACCACCACCCCGGGCGGCAGACTGGTCTTCCACGTCTTTGCCGCTCTGGCCGAATTCATCCGAGACCTGGTCGTGGCAGGGACCCGCGAAGGCCTGGCCGCTGCGGGCCCGCGTCCGCGTCGGAGGCTGGCCCAGCGTTGTCACGCCCGACATCATCCGCGCTGCCAGGGACATGCTGACCAACCCCAAGGCCAGCATCACCTCGATCGCCAAGCTGTTGCGTATCATTCCCGGAATCCTCTACAACCGCATCCCCGACGTGAAAGATCTCCGGACGAGCCGGCACCCAGAGCTTGCCCGCACCGCTGGTCCAGATTCTGGGCATTCCCAAGGGCAGACTGGAGCTGAGCCACATGGCGTGGCCGG contains:
- a CDS encoding cysteine hydrolase family protein, which codes for MTAPHRALIVIDAQQEYFEGLLPIQYPARDDSIASIQIAINTAQQAGVPVVLVQHEESAEAPVFASGSATWLNHPEVAAHENAAAKRISKQFSSIFADTDLEAWLREQDIDTITLVGYMTNNCVIASAAAAEPLGFAVEVLSDATGAIDLSNDAGSAPARQVHQTLMALLHSNWAAVTDTETWTAALVTGAPLTTSDLITSAAQGRSIR
- a CDS encoding type II toxin-antitoxin system death-on-curing family toxin: MTAYLDIEDALQVIDRYGFHIRDVGLLASALARPATTVMGAEAYPELAMKAAALLESVARFHPLIDGISAPPGRTWSFCCGSAASGTTSLRTRLSISSWAWLPAART
- a CDS encoding recombinase family protein; the encoded protein is MHENLDTTTPGGRLVFHVFAALAEFIRDLVVAGTREGLAAAGPRPRRRLAQRCHARHHPRCQGHADQPQGQHHLDRQAVAYHSRNPLQPHPRRERSPDEPAPRACPHRWSRFWAFPRADWS